A single region of the Drosophila miranda strain MSH22 chromosome 2, D.miranda_PacBio2.1, whole genome shotgun sequence genome encodes:
- the LOC117186980 gene encoding pickpocket protein 19-like, with amino-acid sequence MAKGDKSDTPQKQDTKCFMELLRVYFRSYCEKSTIHCVRYLYDPQLHNLERLIWCLLLSVSIALSWFFYLMLSERFVSQKLQTVVHDPQYPVFLVEFPAVGICTDNRINWSQLQAAKSEFLPANASLELVESFTTLVARLETLRFGSFSVGLSELDDDNLEAVNFINITTLAMFLTLSCQDIIVPNSCQWRSTTFDCCEYFVMEKTEFGFCLVFNSDFSPRSKEIKKREGSKFYPRHNAKAGQSTGLNFDLLLNESFKRPNSLATDKVYIMIKKPDQMSNVVYSITQNTETYVTVRPDLTWTDETTRSIPPERRNCLFVDEQLELDPADSAKKYGKPFQLTNCLNRCHESYLIQLCNCSLPIFFLHNQKVKECTATSLRCIARHNDIFSYDKRREEDALFSATKPGMTCSCLVNCYLLDYYTATTTLPLSAKRIPKDPQQKLFRVDVHYQVETTPLYRTSLEFTTIDLIANLGGIFGLCLGASMVSAFELIYYLTVGFGMHLYDNSYYGVLHRKMKIKWRTFKSYLKNEVTHLADHQVHPSQKEQTTNKIRHPLHHQRNAW; translated from the exons ATGGCGAAGGGTGACAAATCGGATACGCCGCAAAAGCAAGATACTAAGTGCTTTATGGAGTTGTTGCGCGTCTACTTTCGGAGCTACTGCGAAAAATCAACCATTCATTGCGTCCGCTATCTCTACGATCCGCAGCTACACAACCTGGAAAG ACTTATCTGGTGCTTGCTGCTCTCCGTCAGCATTGCCCTGTCATGGTTCTTTTATCTGATGCTATCGGAACGCTTTGTGTCGCAGAAGCTGCAAACTGTCGTCCACGATCCCCAGTACCCCGTCTTTCTCGTCGAATTTCCAGCCGTTGGTATTTGCACTGACAATCGCATCAATTGGAGCCAGCTGCAGGCGGCCAAGTCGGAGTTCCTGCCTGCCAATGCGAGCTTGGAACTTGTGGAGTCCTTCACCACTTTGGTTGCTCGACTGGAGACGCTGCGCTTTGGCAGCTTTTCGGTGGGTCTGTCCGAGCTGGATGACGACAATCTCGAGGCAGTGAACTTCATCAACATCACAACGTTGGCCATGTTCCTGACCCTAAGCTGCCAGGATATCATCGTGCCCAACTCGTGCCAGTGGCGCAGCACAACCTTCGACTGCTGCGAGTACTTTGTGATGGAGAAGACCGAGTTTGGGTTCTGTCTGGTCTTCAACTCGGATTTCTCGCCGCGCTCGAAGGAGATCAAGAAACGCGAGGGCTCCAAATTCTATCCCCGTCACAATGCGAAGGCCGGCCAGAGCACGGGTCTCAACTTTGATCTGCTTCTAAATGAGAGCTTCAAGCGACCGAATTCCTTGGCTACCGATAAAGTCTAT ATAATGATCAAAAAGCCAGACCAAATGTCGAATGTGGTCTATTCCATTACCCAAAATACCGAGACCTATGTGACGGTTCGTCCCGACCTGACGTGGACCGATGAGACCACCCGGAGCATTCCGCCAGAACGTCGCAATTGCCTTTTTGTGGACGAGCAGCTCGAGCTGGATCCCGCGGACTCGGCCAAGAAGTATGGCAAGCCCTTCCAGCTTACCAACTGCCTGAATCGGTGCCATGAGTCGTACTTGATTCAGCTGTGCAACTGCTCCCTGCCCATTTTCTTTCTTCACAATCAAAAAG TCAAGGAATGCACTGCGACCAGCCTCCGGTGCATCGCGAGGCATAATG ATATTTTCAGCTACGATAAGCGTCGGGAGGAGGATGCTCTGTTTAGTGCCACCAAACCAGGCATGACATGCTCCTGTCTGGTGAACTGCTATCTGCTCGATTACTACACGGCCACAACGACGCTGCCTCTCTCTGCCAAAAGGAT TCCAAAGGATCCGCAGCAGAAACTCTTCAGAGTGGATGTGCACTACCAAGTGGAGACGACGCCGCTGTACCGCACCAGTCTGGAATTTACCACGATTGATTTGATAG CTAACTTGGGTGGCATCTTTGGCCTGTGCTTGGGCGCCTCTATGGTCAGTGCATTCGAGTTGATTTACTATCTAACAGTCGGCTTTGGCATGCATCTCTACGACAACTCCTACTATGGCGTACTCCATCGGAAAATGAAGATAAAATGGCGCACCTTTAAGAGCTATTTGAAAAACGAAGTCACTCATTTAGCTGACCATCAGGTGCACCCATCCCAAAAGGAACAGACCACAAACAAAATTAGGCATCCGCTCCACCACCAGAGAAATGCCTGGTGA
- the LOC108154045 gene encoding pickpocket protein 19-like → MFYPLELPRPRKALHGEYGKKLGQIRAQHEPQGSAGKLWRLLLPYLKEYTATSSVHGIRYLADPKLKYFERIIWLLILVATSIGASIVYVDLSELYQSMRIQTTIKNTMYPIFAAPFPAVGICPRNRINWIKLENEAPYHFLGPNISAAEKELFVRFFTSAADSHLTRLTEMSSFFNNVPLAANLTLLDGLDVATVIEYVLLKCSDFFSACLWRGNPQNCCEIFELQFTESGSCWVFNSLISPARRQKEKENKYYPRRTPQYGEGSGLDVFLRLRNSSLIRPNKRGVYVMIKQPQQWSDVVRHVPHGAHTQISMVPRITTTDQRTRALTPRARRCIFPDEVTHPQYKNLPGFEYWVGNCRSKCHQEHVINLCKCSPSVFFPVTDKDNFTVCRPSDFKCLHDNRLTFSVERHPQEDEYVDNLYKESMICNCFISCTQLIFDRVFSSSTLDNNDTHTELGTIRLDIFYQSGWFIQYHTNMRLTFVELLASFGGIIGLFLGASLLSAFELVYFFTIGLYLYLHGERKLSLQPAVITIPFGQRKITPVKYIR, encoded by the exons ATGTTTTATCCCCTGGAACTGCCACGGCCACGCAAAGCTCTCCATGGGGAGTATGGAAAGAAACTTGGACAGATCAGGGCGCAGCACGAGCCACAGGGTTCGGCGGGTAAACTGTGGCGTCTCCTTCTTCCATATCTCAAGGAGTACACGGCGACCTCCTCGGTGCATGGCATACGATATCTGGCCGATCCGAAGCTGAAATATTTCGAGAG GATAATTTGGCTGCTGATTTTGGTGGCCACCAGCATAGGTGCCAGCATTGTGTACGTAGACCTCAGTGAGCTCTACCAGTCGATGCGTATTCAGACCACCATCAAGAACACCATGTATCCGATATTCGCAGCGCCTTTTCCCGCTGTTGGGATCTGTCCGCGCAACCGCATAAATTGGATAAAGTTGGAGAACGAGGCTCCGTATCACTTCCTGGGTCCCAACATCTCTGCCGCAGAAAAGGAGCTCTTCGTTCGCTTCTTTACGTCTGCCGCCGACTCGCACTTGACTCGCTTGACAGAGATGTCGAGCTTTTTCAACAATGTCCCGCTAGCTGCTAACTTGACTCTGCTGGACGGCTTAGATGTGGCAACAGTCATTGAGTATGTCCTGCTGAAGTGCAGTGATTTCTTTTCCGCCTGCCTCTGGCGGGGCAACCCGCAGAACTGTTGTGAGATTTTTGAGTTGCAGTTCACAGAGTCGGGATCCTGTTGGGTTTTCAATTCACTGATCAGTCCAGCAAGGCGACAGAAAGAG AAGGAGAACAAGTACTATCCCCGTCGCACGCCACAGTATGGTGAGGGCTCTGGCTTGGATGTTTTCCTGCGACTCAGGAACTCCTCTCTTATTCGGCCCAACAAACGGGGCGTATACGTGATGATCAAGCAACCGCAGCAGTGGAGCGATGTCGTGCGCCATGTCCCACACGGGGCGCACACCCAGATCAGCATGGTGCCCCGCATCACAACCACGGATCAGCGAACCCGAGCCTTGACGCCCAGAGCCAGACGCTGCATCTTTCCGGATGAGGTTACCCATCCTCAGTACAAGAATCTGCCGGGCTTTGAGTACTGGGTGGGAAACTGTCGCAGCAAGTGCCACCAGGAACATGTCATCAATCTGTGCAAGTGCTCGCCATCTGTTTTCTTTCCGGTAACCGATAAGG ATAACTTTACTGTCTGTAGGCCATCGGACTTTAAGTGTCTCCACGATAACAGAC TCACTTTTAGCGTGGAGCGACATCCCCAGGAGGATGAGTACGTGGACAATCTGTACAAGGAGAGCATGATCTGTAACTGCTTCATAAGTTGCACTCAGCTAATCTTCGATCGAGTATTTAGTAGCAGCACCTTAGA TAATAACGACACCCACACAGAGTTGGGTACCATACGCCTGGACATTTTCTATCAGTCGGGATGGTTCATCCAGTACCACACCAACATGCGTCTTACCTTTGTGGAATTGCTGG CTAGTTTCGGTGGCATAATTGGCCTCTTCCTGGGCGCCTCACTGCTCAGTGCCTTTGAGCTGGTATACTTCTTCACCATTGGCCTCTATTTATATTTGCATGGGGAGAGGAAACTGTCCCTCCAGCCAGCAGTCATTACTATACCCTTTGGACAGAGAAAGATTACTCCAGTTAAGTATATACGTTGA
- the LOC108157343 gene encoding dopamine receptor 2, giving the protein MVEDNEDGLSQLALPEAEAEAEGAAASAIVEPLLALLRGDFLNQTQTQTQTRAPASFYSSYNISEDVYFYFNGLSAMPTSTELALNGSVATTTMGPLSSTISSSSTTPEPDLSEFLEALPNDRVGLLAFLFLFSFATVFGNSLVILAVIRERYLHTATNYFITSLAVADCLVGLVVMPFSALYEVLENTWFFGTDWCDIWRSLDVLFSTASILNLCVISLDRYWAITDPFSYPMRMTVKRAAGLIAAVWICSSAISFPAIVWWRAARDGEMPAYKCTFTEHLGYLVFSSTISFYLPLLVMVFTYCRIYRAAVIQTRSLKIGTKQVLMASGELQLTLRIHRGGTTRDQANQVSGGGGGGGGGGGGGGGSLSHSHSHSHHHHHNHGGGTTTSTPEEPDDEPLSALHNNGLARHRHMGKNFSLSRKLAKFAKEKKAAKTLGIVMGVFIVCWLPFFVVNLLSGFCMECIEHEEIVSAIVTWLGWINSCMNPVIYACWSRDFRRAFVRLLCMCCPRKIRRKYQPTMRSKSQCHVAAAMVAASTSFGYHSVNQLDRTLM; this is encoded by the exons ATGGTGGAGGATAACGAGGATGGGCTGTCGCAGCTGGCGCTGCCGGAAGCGGAAGCTGAAGCCGAAGGAGCCGCCGCCTCGGCCATCGTCGAGCCCCTGCTGGCCCTGCTACGTGGCGACTTTCTCAATCAGacgcagacacagacacagacccGAGCCCCAGCCAGCTTCTACAGCAGCTACAACATATCGGAGGACGTTTACTTCTACTTCAACGGTCTGAGTGCGATGCCCACGAGCACGGAGCTGGCCCTCAACGGCAGTGTGGCCACCACAACTATGGGGCCGCTCAGCagcaccatcagcagcagcagcaccaccccCGAGCCGGATCTGTCCGAGTTCCTGGAGGCGTTGCCCAACGATCGCGTGGGCCTGCTGGCCTTCCTCTTTCTGTTCTCGTTCGCCACCGTTTTTGGCAATTCCCTGGTCATTTTGGCCGTCATCCGAGAGCGGTATCTGCACACGGCCACCAACTACTTCATCACCAGCCTGGCCGTCGCCGATTGCCTGGTGGGCCTGGTGGTCATGCCCTTCTCGGCCCTGTACGAGGTGCTGGAGAACACGTGGTTCTTTGGCACCGACTGGTGCGACATCTGGCGCTCCCTGGACGTCCTCTTCAGCACCGCCTCGATCCTGAATCTGTGCGTGATATCGCTCGATCGCTACTGGGCCATCACCGATCCCTTCAGCTATCCCATGCGGATGACTGTGAAGCGAGCCGCCGGCCTGATAGCCGCCGTCTGGATCTGCTCGAGTGCCATCAGCTTTCCGGCCATCGTCTGGTGGCGGGCGGCGCGTGACGGCGAGATGCCCGCCTACAAGTGCACCTTCACCGAGCACCTGGGCTACTTGGTCTTCTCCTCGACGATCTCCTTCTacctgccgctgctggtgatggtcTTCACCTACTGCCGGATCTACCGGGCGGCGGTGATTCAGACGCGCTCCCTCAAGATCGGCACCAAGCAGGTGCTGATGGCCTCCGGGGAGCTGCAGCTCACGTTGCGCATCCATCGCGGCGGCACCACCAGGGATCAGGCCAACCAGGTGTCGGGTGGGggcggtggtggcggtggcggtggcggtggcggaggCGGATCCCTGAGCCACTCGCACTCGCATTCGCACCACCATCACCACAACCATGGCGGTGGCACCACCACATCCACGCCAGAGGAGCCCGACGACGAGCCGCTATCGGCGCTGCACAACAACGGACTGGCCCGCCACCGGCACATGGGCAAGAACTTCTCGCTCTCCCGGAAGCTGGCCAAGTTCGCCAAGGAGAAGAAGGCGGCCAAGACGCTGGGCATCGTGATGGGCGTGTTCATCGTGTGCTGGCTGCCGTTCTTCGTGGTCAACCTGTTGTCCGGATTCTGCATGGAGTGCATCGAGCACGAGGAGATTGTGTCGGCGATTGTCACCTGGCTGGGCTGGATCAACTCGTGCATGAATCCCGTCATCTACGCCTGCTGGAGCAGGGACTTTCGCAG GGCCTTTGTGCGTCTGCTGTGCATGTGCTGTCCCCGCAAGATCCGCCGGAAGTATCAGCCCACAATGCGGTCCAAGTCGCAG